The Thermodesulfovibrionales bacterium nucleotide sequence ATCCTGTACAGTCCTCTGGCAGTCAGAGAAAAGATGGCTGAATCACCATCAAGTACATTAAAAGTAACTATTCTATATTCACCATTATATATAAATTCTCCTCTCACTTCCTTTAAAGAATCCAGAGGATTGAGGCTTTTCTGTCTTTTTGAATCACCTTTTGCCCTGTAAAGAAACCAGCCGGCAGGAGAGAATATTTTTCCTGAATGAACAAACTCACCTTCCACTTCTCCATCGGGAATAGCAACATTGAGCCCTATAAGCCCCATTATAGCTTTATCGCTCACTCCCTCTGCACTTATATGAAGTCTGAAGTCATGCACAGGTATGGGAATCTCTGCCTCAGCAGTTGCCCTGCCTCCGTAAAGCTCTGCAAATGCATGAGAGAAAAGCAACCTTCCATCATTGTAAGAGAAATCAGTTTTCAGTTCGTTAATCTCAACCTCAAAAAGGTTACCCTTCCTAAGCCATGCCCTCCCCCCAAGAATCGGAGAAAGGGGTGTACCGTGAACTTTTGCATTAAATTTCAAATCACCTATAAGTTTTTCTTTTACAGCCAGAGCCTCCATGAGATTTTCAAGCCTCATATCTCCTTCTGCTTCAAGATTAAAATAGACTCTGGATAAAAATTCTGAAATCCCAGAACTCAAGGATTTAACCCCTAGATATCCCTTTGCCTTCAGGTATCCCTTGTCTTCAGGCGCTGCTTTAATAGAAAGGCCTTCTATAACATCATCCATAAAAACTTTAAGTGCCATTTTTAACTGAGACTCTTTCAGAGGATTAAATCTGCCTGATAAAGTGAGTTCAGACCTTCCTGAGAGAAGTCTTATATCTTTTATATTTATCTCTTCAAGAATACCCTGATAAGCCATCCTTAACGGAAGGGCAAGTTCAGCTCTGAAGGCAATGGATTTCTTAAACCCAGGAAGCATGGTTTCTCCCGAAAGGTTTATCCCGATCTCTTCCCTTAATCTTCCATCCAGCCTTATATTCTTTATAGTCAAGGCTTCAGGCTCCCATATAAACTCACCCCTTGATACATCAATATGTTTTATTAATATCCCTTGACCCGTTTTCTCTCTTCCTTTATACTCCTTAAAATTTTCTACAATAAATTGCACTCTTTCATCATTCATTGCGAGATAGGGATCCCTTACAGAGATCCTCTTTATAACAGGCCTTCCTGTTAGAAAGGATGAGAGCTCAGGATAAACCTTAACTGACCCTATCCTAATTATTCTGTTACCCTTTTCATCCATTAGGCTGAGATTTTTTATTCCCGCATAAAGGGGAAAGACATGGAGATATATTCTGTCTGAAGTAGCGGGATAACCTGATGCAGACTGTATCTCAGGTAGCACAATTTTTTTTAAATAATTTGAAAGATAGGGATTTTCGGGAATGAATAAAAAGGCAAAAATAAAAAGGAATACAATCCCTAAATAGCTCAAATATTTTAATAATTTTATTGTTTTTTTCATACTTTTATTAAAGATTATAACATGTCTACTTTATGATGAGAAAGGAAAGCGTACAACAAAATTTCCGTTTAATTATTATATTTTAGAGAGGGTCAGGCTGAATGCAGCTTAAGTAGAAGCTAAAGCTCTTATATATAAATTTGTCAACGTTAACACTTAACAGTTACAGTACTTTAAAAATTTCTATCTAGAAAGAGTACCTGTCCCATTATGCTCTCTTGGTAAATCTTTTTGCCTGACCCATCTGTAGATAACAAATCTTCCTATTAAGGTACCCAGAAGGGCTCCTCCTAAAACATCCGAGGGAAAATGGGCGCTGTCTTCAATCCTCTCAAAACCAATCCAGGCGGCCAGAATATAAAAAATCAGCCTGAATCTTGGCAAATAGAAAGAAAATATTGTTGCTAACATGAATACAAATGTTGTGTGGCCCGAAGGAAAGGAAGAATATAGATATGTATTTGGAAAGGATGGACCGTAAAATACTGTTTCAAAACCAAGCTTTGGTCTCTGCCTTCCGAGCAGGTGCTTTATCTGTGTTACAAGAATTGTTATTACCAATCCATAGGAAAGGGATCTAAAAATTCTTTTTAAAATTTCTCTGTTTCTTCTGTAATTATTTATAAATCCTAAAATTATTAAATAGGCCACTATTACATAAAGCATATCATAAATAAAATTTGCCAGAGGATCAATCTTCAAAAAGAAAACATAGGTCTGGGGATAATTTATTTTAAAATCCCTTATGCATGTCATGATCTTTTTATCAAGATATAAAAAAAATAAGGGCAGAATAAAAAAAGCATAAAAAAGCAATCTATTTTCTCTGAAAAAGTGCATATCTACCATCATCCTCCAGTAACTGAAAACCATGGGCTTTTAAAAAGTCTCTGTCCCTTGACCTGGCTATTAAAAGCCTTCCTTTAACATTAGCTAACACTCCTTCTATATCACCTGTATAAACAGCCTTACGTTCTGAATAAAAAACTACACTCGGTGCATTTATTCTGTACATAATTATTTTTTCTTCAGGATTTAACTTCCCCCGTGCGTAAATACTGTATTTATAAAGAGTACCCTGAAGATATTGATTTACTGAAGGCAAGGCCTTTAAAGAAAGTATCATTAAAAAAACAAAAACAGGTATCAGAAGAACTAATGGATCCAATTTCTTTACTAAAAGTCCATATATTGATAATAAAGCCATAGCCACCATAATAAAAACTATCCATCTCATCCAGTAAATATCGCTTATTCCAAATTTAACCATATAACCCTCTGAAATCATAAAGGCTATGGCTAGAAGTGACGCCATAATTGCAAGAAGTAACCAAGAAAACCTTCTTAATTTATACTCTTCTTCCGTAATACCGGCTGAAATAATTATTGAAATGGCTGGAATTGCCGGAAGTATATAATTAGGTAGTTTTGTCTTAGAGAAAGAAAAAAATAAGAAGATAAATATAAACCATATAAAAGCAAAAAGTGTTAATGAGCGTAGGGGCTCTCTATGTAATGATTTATTGAAGATGGCAAGCATTGCCTGTGGCATGAAGGCAATCCATGGAAACATACCTATTATAATTACAAGAAGATAGTAGTATATAGGGCCGCTGTGTCCTGAGATCACATCCGTGTATCTCCTGAAGTGGTGTTTTAAAAAAAATGCCTGGAGGAATTCAGTGCCATTTATGAAGATCTGGGCTATGTACCATGGAAAGGCAATTAGCATAAAAAGCAGAAAGGCCTTGAGGTCAACAATCTGTGCAAGACCCTTCAAACCATTTTTAAGAATTAAATAAATGATTCCTATAGTGAAAGGAAATAATATTCCAATCAACCCCTTTGTTAAAAAGGCAAGAGCAGAGAAGGCATAAAAACCGTATATATATCTTTTGTCACTGTAAATAAATAGATAGAAAGATAAAAGAGATAGAGTAACGAAAAGAGTTAATACCATGTCAGTAACAGCTGCATGGGAATAAACCAGGAAGTAAGGAGTAAAAGAAAAGAAAAAAATTGAATAAGTAGAAATTTGTTTATCATATCTTCTGAGAAAAAGAAACAAAAATATGCAAAGGATAAATCCAGCTATGGCTGAAGGAAGTCTGGCAGCAAACTCATTTATGCCGAATATTTTGTAGGTAATTGCCATTAGCCAGTAAAATAATATAGGCTTATCATAGCGATTTTCACCATTGTATGTTGGTGTAATAAAGTTCTTGTTATTAACCATTTCCTTTGTTGCCTGAGCAAAGACAGCCTCATCCACATCAAAAAGGGTGACACTACCAAGTCTAAAAAAAGAGATAAAAAAAATTAAGAGAAATACAGGTAAGAAAAAGGTTTTCATAACATACCTCAAAAATTATTTTTTCATTAAAAAATAAAATTTGAAATTTCAAAAATTTTAAAGTGCTCAACACTAATATTCAGCCAAATTATAATACATGGCTAATAAGTCAATCAAGGATTGAATTGGCTCATTGAGTTCTGATTTAAAATAAAAGTTATCCTTGACATAGAATTATTAATTGTTTACTCTTTATTATGGAAATTGAGGTCACTGATTTTCTTGTAATAGGAAGTGGTGTGGCAGGGCTCAGGGCAGCAATTGAGCTTGCTAAGGCAGGAGAGGTTACGGTAGTAACAAAAGATATCCCAACTGAAACATCCACTGAATATGCCCAGGGCGGTATTGCTGTAGCCCTGAGTGATGAAGACGAGGTAGGAATTCATTATGAAGATACCCTTAGA carries:
- a CDS encoding phosphatase PAP2 family protein, encoding MTCIRDFKINYPQTYVFFLKIDPLANFIYDMLYVIVAYLIILGFINNYRRNREILKRIFRSLSYGLVITILVTQIKHLLGRQRPKLGFETVFYGPSFPNTYLYSSFPSGHTTFVFMLATIFSFYLPRFRLIFYILAAWIGFERIEDSAHFPSDVLGGALLGTLIGRFVIYRWVRQKDLPREHNGTGTLSR
- a CDS encoding glycosyltransferase family 39 protein translates to MKTFFLPVFLLIFFISFFRLGSVTLFDVDEAVFAQATKEMVNNKNFITPTYNGENRYDKPILFYWLMAITYKIFGINEFAARLPSAIAGFILCIFLFLFLRRYDKQISTYSIFFFSFTPYFLVYSHAAVTDMVLTLFVTLSLLSFYLFIYSDKRYIYGFYAFSALAFLTKGLIGILFPFTIGIIYLILKNGLKGLAQIVDLKAFLLFMLIAFPWYIAQIFINGTEFLQAFFLKHHFRRYTDVISGHSGPIYYYLLVIIIGMFPWIAFMPQAMLAIFNKSLHREPLRSLTLFAFIWFIFIFLFFSFSKTKLPNYILPAIPAISIIISAGITEEEYKLRRFSWLLLAIMASLLAIAFMISEGYMVKFGISDIYWMRWIVFIMVAMALLSIYGLLVKKLDPLVLLIPVFVFLMILSLKALPSVNQYLQGTLYKYSIYARGKLNPEEKIIMYRINAPSVVFYSERKAVYTGDIEGVLANVKGRLLIARSRDRDFLKAHGFQLLEDDGRYALFQRK